A single region of the Erythrobacter sp. HL-111 genome encodes:
- a CDS encoding cytochrome P450 — MATLAQPHTGANAPSFGHWSEGRIDESDLSHIPGEGGWPVVGNTFRMLADPHGFARRMIDTYGKVYRNRAFGGWQVALIGAEANELLLFDRNKMFSSEQGWGPILDQLFPRGLMLIDFEHHRVDRRALSIAFKPEPMRHYSGALNAGISREVEGWEGAMTFYPAIKKLTLDLAADSFIGLPWGPEADRINAAFVDMVQASVAPVRKPLPFTRMKKGVDGRAYLIDYFTRETHKRRAEGGGQDMFSQFATATREDGSLLPVDEVVDHMNFLMMAAHDTITSSATSLIYYLATNPDWQEKLREEVFAVTGGPDGSGKARALDYDDLGRLELTEMAFKEALRMIPPVPSMPRRALREFEYGGYRIPAGTMVGINIYWTHHSEEYWDSPFTFDPMRFTPDKVKARHKYAWVPFGGGAHMCLGLHFAYMQVKILVAQLLQRYRIEAAPGYAPQWQEWPIPQPKDGLRVEFVKL; from the coding sequence ATGGCCACTCTTGCACAACCCCACACCGGCGCGAACGCGCCTTCCTTCGGTCACTGGAGCGAAGGGCGCATTGACGAATCCGATCTCTCCCACATTCCGGGCGAGGGCGGCTGGCCGGTGGTCGGCAACACCTTCCGGATGCTCGCCGACCCGCACGGCTTCGCCCGGCGGATGATCGACACCTACGGCAAGGTCTACAGGAACCGCGCCTTCGGCGGCTGGCAGGTCGCGCTGATCGGGGCGGAGGCGAACGAGCTCCTGCTGTTCGACCGGAACAAGATGTTCTCTTCCGAGCAGGGCTGGGGTCCGATTCTCGACCAGCTGTTCCCGCGCGGGCTGATGCTGATCGATTTCGAACATCACCGGGTCGACCGGCGCGCGCTTTCCATCGCGTTCAAGCCCGAGCCCATGCGGCATTATTCGGGCGCGCTCAATGCGGGCATTTCGCGCGAGGTCGAAGGCTGGGAAGGGGCGATGACCTTCTACCCGGCGATCAAGAAACTGACGCTCGACCTTGCCGCCGACAGCTTCATCGGCCTGCCGTGGGGGCCGGAAGCCGACCGGATCAACGCCGCCTTCGTCGACATGGTGCAGGCCTCGGTCGCGCCGGTGCGCAAGCCGCTGCCCTTCACCAGGATGAAGAAGGGCGTCGACGGGCGGGCCTACCTGATCGACTATTTCACCCGCGAAACCCACAAGCGCCGGGCCGAGGGCGGCGGGCAGGACATGTTCAGCCAGTTCGCCACCGCCACCCGCGAGGATGGCAGCCTGCTGCCGGTCGACGAAGTGGTCGACCACATGAACTTCCTGATGATGGCCGCGCACGACACGATCACCTCGTCCGCGACCTCGCTGATCTACTACCTCGCGACGAATCCCGACTGGCAGGAGAAGCTGCGCGAGGAGGTTTTCGCGGTCACCGGAGGCCCGGACGGTTCGGGCAAGGCGCGCGCGCTCGATTACGACGATCTCGGCAGGCTCGAACTGACTGAAATGGCCTTCAAGGAAGCGCTGCGGATGATCCCGCCGGTGCCCTCCATGCCGCGCCGTGCGCTGCGCGAGTTCGAGTATGGCGGCTACCGCATCCCGGCCGGCACGATGGTGGGGATCAACATCTACTGGACCCACCATTCGGAGGAATACTGGGATTCGCCCTTCACCTTCGATCCGATGCGCTTCACCCCCGACAAGGTGAAGGCGCGGCACAAATATGCCTGGGTGCCCTTCGGCGGGGGCGCGCATATGTGCCTCGGCCTCCACTTCGCCTACATGCAGGTGAAGATCCTCGTCGCTCAATTGCTCCAGCGCTACCGGATCGAGGCGGCGCCGGGCTATGCGCCGCAATGGCAGGAATGGCCGATCCCGCAGCCCAAGGACGGGTTGAGGGTGGAATTCGTGAAGCTGTGA
- a CDS encoding DUF1674 domain-containing protein, whose amino-acid sequence MTKQKSQAAKAFRKPAHWTNDPVPEPKAVDPLKDEPRELSPTRYGDWEKNGIAWDF is encoded by the coding sequence ATGACCAAGCAGAAATCCCAAGCCGCCAAGGCCTTCAGGAAGCCCGCCCACTGGACCAATGATCCCGTGCCCGAGCCGAAGGCCGTCGATCCGCTCAAGGACGAACCGCGCGAGCTTTCCCCGACCCGCTACGGCGACTGGGAGAAGAACGGAATCGCCTGGGATTTCTGA
- a CDS encoding RsmB/NOP family class I SAM-dependent RNA methyltransferase — MPKIPGLPARRAALKLIDAVLRRGETLEQAEGAALSGVHAGEDRALARAIAGEALRWLVDLDALIDGATRQRLPEDAKARSVLRIMLAQALRLGTPPHAVVATGLPLLAGGPRRLAHGVFSTLMKREAALPSAPSLPERVRARWGSERAQAIAPGLADPPELDLALKDAATTAARAAAMGGVSLAPGHVRLARGTAIEALEGFAAGEWWVQDLAAQIPARLLGPGEGRHALDLCAAPGGKTLALAAAGWKVTALDISKRRLDLLKANLKRTGLAASPVRADALSWEPRHRFEAILLDAPCTATGTCRRHPDVLHRIGQGQVAEMGELQRALLTRAADWLDPGGVLVHAVCSLEVEEGEEQAAWIGRTLGLAPAPIAAEELPAGLAPTPEGWLRTHPGMLAEAGGLDGFFVSRWRKP, encoded by the coding sequence ATGCCGAAGATCCCGGGACTTCCCGCGCGCCGCGCCGCGCTCAAGCTTATCGATGCCGTCCTGCGCCGGGGGGAAACGCTCGAACAGGCCGAAGGCGCGGCGCTGTCTGGGGTCCACGCGGGCGAGGACCGCGCTCTCGCCCGGGCCATTGCTGGCGAGGCGCTGCGCTGGCTCGTCGATCTCGATGCCCTGATCGACGGCGCCACGCGGCAGCGCCTGCCCGAGGATGCCAAGGCGCGCAGCGTGCTGCGGATCATGCTCGCCCAGGCGCTGCGGCTCGGCACGCCGCCGCACGCGGTGGTGGCGACCGGGCTGCCGCTGCTGGCGGGCGGGCCGCGGCGGCTCGCGCACGGGGTGTTCTCGACCCTGATGAAGCGCGAAGCCGCGCTGCCGTCCGCGCCGAGCCTGCCCGAACGGGTGCGGGCGCGCTGGGGGAGCGAGCGGGCGCAGGCGATCGCGCCGGGCCTCGCCGATCCGCCCGAACTCGACCTTGCGCTGAAGGACGCCGCGACCACGGCGGCGCGCGCGGCCGCCATGGGCGGGGTCAGCCTGGCCCCCGGCCATGTCCGGCTTGCGCGCGGCACCGCGATCGAGGCGCTGGAGGGTTTCGCCGCGGGCGAATGGTGGGTGCAGGACCTCGCGGCGCAGATCCCGGCGCGCCTCCTCGGCCCAGGCGAAGGGCGCCACGCGCTCGACCTGTGCGCCGCGCCGGGGGGCAAGACGCTGGCGCTCGCCGCGGCCGGGTGGAAAGTCACCGCGCTCGACATCAGCAAGCGGCGGCTCGACCTGCTCAAGGCGAACCTGAAACGCACCGGCCTTGCAGCTTCGCCGGTGCGCGCCGATGCCTTGAGCTGGGAACCCAGGCACCGCTTCGAGGCGATCCTGCTCGATGCGCCCTGCACCGCGACCGGCACCTGCCGCCGCCACCCGGACGTGCTCCACCGGATCGGGCAGGGCCAGGTCGCCGAGATGGGCGAACTGCAACGCGCCCTGCTGACCCGCGCCGCCGACTGGCTCGACCCCGGCGGGGTGCTGGTCCATGCGGTCTGCTCGCTCGAGGTCGAGGAAGGCGAGGAACAGGCGGCGTGGATCGGCCGCACGCTCGGCCTCGCCCCCGCCCCGATCGCGGCGGAGGAACTCCCCGCCGGGCTTGCCCCCACGCCCGAGGGCTGGCTGCGAACCCATCCGGGGATGCTGGCCGAGGCGGGCGGGCTCGACGGCTTCTTCGTCAGCCGCTGGCGCAAGCCCTGA
- the msrA gene encoding peptide-methionine (S)-S-oxide reductase MsrA: MEQAIVAGGCFWCTEAVFRDVVGVAEVESGYIGGDTADPTYKDVCSGRTGHAEAIRVTYDPDVISLGEIYDIFMGTHDPTQLNRQGNDVGSQYRSAIFPLSPAQFEEAKAAIGRWNTEHGKMAVTTIEGFDADAGEGGEQVKPWYPAEDYHQEYWQGEGQRSPYCLAVIPPKLMKLRKSFQDKVKQG; encoded by the coding sequence ATGGAACAGGCGATCGTGGCAGGCGGGTGCTTCTGGTGCACCGAGGCGGTGTTTCGCGACGTGGTGGGCGTCGCCGAGGTCGAAAGCGGCTATATCGGCGGCGACACGGCGGACCCGACCTACAAGGACGTGTGCTCGGGCCGGACCGGCCATGCCGAAGCGATCCGCGTCACCTATGATCCGGACGTGATCAGCCTTGGCGAAATCTACGACATCTTCATGGGCACGCACGACCCGACCCAGCTCAATCGCCAGGGCAACGACGTCGGCTCGCAATACCGCAGCGCCATCTTCCCCCTTTCCCCCGCCCAGTTCGAGGAGGCGAAAGCCGCGATCGGGCGCTGGAACACCGAGCACGGCAAGATGGCGGTGACCACGATCGAAGGCTTCGACGCCGACGCGGGAGAAGGTGGCGAGCAGGTCAAGCCGTGGTACCCGGCCGAAGATTACCACCAGGAATACTGGCAGGGCGAAGGCCAGCGCAGCCCCTATTGCCTCGCGGTGATCCCGCCCAAGCTGATGAAGCTCAGGAAGAGCTTCCAGGACAAGGTGAAACAGGGCTGA
- a CDS encoding class I SAM-dependent methyltransferase — MNRLAFASLAVLAAAGATLATAPAVADTHMEASAPELERVLADSRRDGDRARDQYRNPAGTLAFFGVEPDMTIAEFAPGGGWYTRVLAPYVMEQGRYVAFNTPARQPAEGEGWADTFAARTAQMLGAPEGKINAFEVGEMPEDMAGTVDRVLIFRSMHGLNAADMADSVLKTARRMLKDDGMVGVVQHRAPDGASYDDYGARQRGYMREADVVNIFEAAGFELVEKSEINANPKDPADWEHGVWTLPPTLATGEGDPKRSEYLEIGESDRMTLLFKKAY, encoded by the coding sequence ATGAACCGCCTTGCCTTTGCCAGTCTCGCCGTGCTCGCCGCCGCGGGCGCGACGCTTGCCACCGCACCCGCCGTGGCCGACACCCACATGGAAGCCTCGGCGCCCGAACTCGAGCGGGTCCTCGCCGACAGCCGCCGCGATGGCGACCGGGCGCGCGACCAGTATCGCAATCCGGCCGGGACGCTGGCCTTCTTCGGGGTCGAACCCGACATGACGATCGCCGAATTCGCCCCAGGCGGCGGCTGGTACACCCGCGTGCTCGCGCCCTACGTGATGGAACAGGGCAGGTATGTCGCCTTCAACACCCCAGCGCGCCAGCCGGCCGAGGGCGAAGGCTGGGCCGACACCTTCGCCGCCAGGACAGCGCAGATGCTCGGCGCGCCGGAAGGCAAGATCAACGCCTTCGAGGTCGGCGAGATGCCCGAGGACATGGCCGGCACGGTCGATCGCGTGCTGATCTTCCGTTCGATGCACGGGCTCAACGCCGCCGACATGGCCGACAGCGTGCTCAAGACCGCGCGCCGGATGCTCAAGGACGACGGCATGGTCGGCGTCGTCCAGCACCGCGCGCCCGACGGGGCGAGCTACGACGATTACGGCGCCCGCCAGCGCGGCTACATGCGCGAGGCGGACGTGGTGAACATCTTCGAGGCGGCCGGTTTCGAACTGGTCGAAAAGTCCGAGATCAACGCCAATCCCAAGGACCCGGCCGATTGGGAGCACGGCGTGTGGACCCTGCCGCCGACCCTCGCCACCGGCGAGGGAGATCCCAAGCGCAGCGAATATCTGGAAATCGGCGAAAGCGACCGGATGACGCTGCTGTTCAAGAAGGCCTATTGA
- the aguB gene encoding N-carbamoylputrescine amidase → MRSITVAALQLALDRGSEQANIDAVAELVGEAAGQGARVIQPPELFSTPYFCREEEEVLFALAKPTAEHPSVVAMQRLAERLKVAIPTSFFERDGHHYYNTLAMIGPDGDIMGTYRKSHIPDGPGYQEKYYFRPGNDGFKVWEVPGDDGTPVRIGVGVCWDQWYPECARVMALKGAEVLFYPTAIGSEPYDPDLDTSRMWRRAMQGHAVSNCMPVVAVNRIGAEGPRDAEQVFYGHSFITDEWGDLVAEFGRDQEGVLVATLDLDRAAMHRAGMGFFRDRRPNLYDRLAQDI, encoded by the coding sequence ATGCGCAGCATCACCGTCGCCGCCCTCCAGCTTGCGCTCGACCGCGGGAGCGAGCAGGCCAATATCGATGCCGTCGCCGAACTCGTCGGCGAGGCCGCGGGGCAGGGCGCCCGGGTGATCCAGCCGCCCGAGCTGTTCTCGACCCCCTATTTCTGCCGCGAGGAGGAGGAGGTGCTCTTCGCGCTCGCGAAGCCAACCGCCGAGCATCCGAGCGTCGTCGCGATGCAGCGGCTGGCCGAAAGGCTTAAGGTCGCGATCCCGACCAGCTTCTTCGAGCGCGACGGCCACCACTATTACAACACGCTCGCCATGATCGGGCCGGATGGCGACATCATGGGGACATACCGAAAGAGCCACATCCCCGACGGGCCGGGCTACCAGGAGAAGTACTACTTCCGCCCCGGCAATGACGGGTTCAAGGTGTGGGAGGTGCCCGGCGACGACGGGACCCCGGTGCGGATCGGGGTCGGCGTGTGCTGGGACCAGTGGTATCCCGAATGCGCGCGGGTGATGGCGCTGAAGGGCGCGGAGGTGCTGTTCTACCCCACGGCGATCGGGTCCGAGCCCTATGATCCCGATCTCGACACGAGCCGCATGTGGCGCCGCGCGATGCAGGGCCACGCGGTGTCGAACTGCATGCCGGTGGTCGCGGTCAACCGGATCGGGGCGGAGGGGCCACGGGATGCGGAGCAGGTCTTCTATGGCCACTCCTTCATCACCGACGAATGGGGTGATCTCGTCGCCGAATTCGGCCGCGATCAGGAAGGCGTGCTGGTCGCGACCCTCGACCTCGATCGGGCGGCCATGCACCGGGCGGGCATGGGCTTCTTCCGCGACCGCCGCCCCAACCTCTACGATCGGCTGGCGCAGGACATTTGA
- the folK gene encoding 2-amino-4-hydroxy-6-hydroxymethyldihydropteridine diphosphokinase, whose translation MSSLYLVAIGSNRRHHLYGLPRAVVHAAMEELAALGTVLARSRVVGSAPLGAAQRRFANAASVLASEYDPPALLAALKRMEREFGRRPGRRWGDRVLDLDIVLWSEGRWEDGTLAIPHPRLGERGFVLGPAREIAPGWRDPASGLTIAQLTRRLTRREALPR comes from the coding sequence TTGAGCAGCCTCTACCTCGTCGCGATCGGATCGAACCGGCGGCATCATCTTTACGGTCTCCCGCGCGCGGTGGTGCACGCCGCGATGGAGGAACTCGCCGCGCTCGGCACGGTCCTGGCGCGCTCGCGCGTGGTCGGTTCGGCCCCGCTGGGCGCGGCGCAGCGCCGGTTCGCCAACGCCGCGAGCGTGCTGGCGAGCGAATACGACCCGCCCGCGCTCCTCGCCGCGCTCAAGCGGATGGAGCGCGAATTCGGCCGGCGTCCGGGGCGGCGCTGGGGCGACCGGGTGCTCGATCTCGACATCGTGCTGTGGAGCGAAGGGCGGTGGGAGGACGGGACGCTCGCCATCCCCCACCCCCGTCTCGGCGAACGCGGCTTCGTCCTCGGCCCGGCGCGGGAGATCGCACCCGGCTGGCGCGATCCGGCGAGCGGGCTCACCATCGCCCAGCTCACTCGCCGCTTGACCCGGCGGGAGGCGCTGCCTAGGTGA
- a CDS encoding queuosine precursor transporter codes for MHKTATASGDAASRGMPMPLGLFVFTLIYGGMTVLAGFLAYKQSRLWPTDLAVESGIFAFLLLVVITSTIAQLYGREMANRIVWWGFLPLALSIGLMTLVLALPASPEMIAGRPGALEAFEMVHGQFWRVVASGPVAYLVSLLLNIWIFDRLRAGGGGGSTLGLMARGAIASALSQAVDSVIFVTLAFYGEFDITSLLVGQVIAKVTLSLVLVPFLITFGVRAARWLDTPADRAESAG; via the coding sequence ATGCACAAGACCGCCACCGCCTCCGGCGATGCCGCCTCCCGTGGGATGCCGATGCCGCTGGGCCTGTTCGTCTTCACGCTGATCTACGGCGGCATGACCGTGCTGGCGGGATTCCTCGCCTACAAGCAGTCGCGCCTCTGGCCGACCGACCTCGCGGTCGAAAGCGGGATCTTCGCGTTTCTCCTGCTTGTGGTGATTACGAGCACCATCGCGCAGCTTTATGGACGGGAAATGGCCAACCGGATCGTGTGGTGGGGCTTCCTGCCGCTCGCCCTTTCGATCGGGCTGATGACGCTGGTCCTCGCGCTTCCCGCCTCGCCCGAAATGATCGCGGGAAGGCCGGGCGCGCTCGAGGCGTTCGAGATGGTTCACGGCCAGTTCTGGCGTGTGGTCGCGTCAGGGCCGGTCGCCTATCTCGTCTCGCTGCTGCTCAACATCTGGATCTTCGACCGGCTGCGCGCGGGCGGCGGGGGCGGCTCGACGCTCGGCCTGATGGCGCGCGGGGCGATCGCGTCCGCGCTGAGCCAGGCGGTGGATTCGGTGATCTTCGTGACGCTCGCCTTCTACGGGGAATTCGACATCACCAGCCTGCTCGTGGGCCAGGTCATCGCCAAGGTGACGCTCAGCCTCGTGCTGGTGCCGTTCCTCATCACCTTCGGCGTGCGCGCGGCGCGATGGCTCGACACGCCGGCGGATCGGGCCGAATCCGCCGGGTGA
- a CDS encoding NupC/NupG family nucleoside CNT transporter has translation MNESATSILFSLLGILAILGIAFALSSGRSHIRLRVVGAAFGLQAAMAVLVLRVPFGQELIEGLSQGVIALLDYSVVGIESVFGPMDDNPFATSFVIAALPVIVFFAAIVAILYHLGIMQRLVRWVGGAIGWITGVSRVEALGSAANIFVGQSESPLVVRPYLAALPPAQLFTLMAVGMAGVAGTILAAYASFIGEEAVPFLLAAAFMSAPGGILMAKIIMPDEPVAPHRAPPNVAAMAGVRLRDHAPPPGEGTRVVMVGANGEEIELPQPSGGPDRAAMASGPGADGIYEPDEEIELAETFEEGQRPANIIEAAAQGTQTGVKLAVAVGAMVMVFVALVALANGILGGIGAGVVALAAGIGQPFAADTAAWLEALSFQDLLGTAFAPVMFLIGISDWEQARIAGGLFGTKIVLNEFVAFIDLGAMTGDQLTERSRAIITFALCGFANFSSIAIQMAVTGGLAPNQRPVIARLGLKALAAGSLANLMSAALASLFLPL, from the coding sequence GTGAACGAGAGCGCCACCTCCATCCTCTTCAGCCTGCTCGGCATCCTTGCCATCCTCGGCATTGCCTTCGCGCTGTCCTCGGGCCGGTCGCATATCCGGCTGCGCGTGGTCGGCGCGGCGTTCGGATTGCAGGCGGCGATGGCGGTGCTGGTCCTGCGCGTGCCTTTCGGGCAGGAACTGATCGAGGGGCTGTCGCAGGGGGTGATCGCGCTGCTCGACTATTCGGTCGTCGGGATCGAAAGCGTGTTCGGGCCGATGGACGACAATCCCTTCGCCACCAGCTTCGTGATCGCCGCGCTGCCGGTGATCGTGTTCTTCGCCGCGATCGTCGCGATCCTCTACCATCTCGGCATCATGCAGCGGCTGGTGCGCTGGGTCGGCGGGGCGATCGGCTGGATCACCGGGGTCAGCCGGGTCGAAGCGCTGGGAAGCGCGGCCAACATCTTCGTCGGCCAGTCGGAAAGCCCGCTGGTCGTGCGGCCCTATCTCGCCGCGCTGCCGCCGGCGCAGCTGTTCACGCTGATGGCGGTCGGCATGGCCGGCGTTGCGGGCACGATCCTTGCCGCCTATGCCAGCTTCATAGGCGAGGAGGCGGTGCCATTCCTGCTCGCCGCCGCGTTCATGTCGGCACCGGGCGGTATCCTGATGGCGAAGATCATCATGCCCGACGAGCCGGTCGCCCCCCACCGCGCGCCGCCCAATGTCGCGGCGATGGCGGGGGTGCGGCTGCGGGACCACGCGCCCCCTCCGGGCGAGGGCACGCGGGTCGTCATGGTCGGCGCGAACGGGGAGGAGATCGAGCTTCCCCAGCCCTCCGGCGGACCGGACCGCGCCGCCATGGCGAGCGGGCCGGGCGCGGACGGCATCTACGAACCCGACGAGGAGATCGAACTCGCCGAGACCTTCGAGGAGGGCCAGCGCCCTGCCAACATCATCGAGGCCGCGGCGCAGGGCACGCAGACCGGGGTCAAGCTCGCGGTCGCGGTGGGGGCCATGGTGATGGTCTTCGTCGCGCTGGTCGCGCTCGCCAACGGGATCCTCGGCGGGATCGGTGCGGGCGTGGTCGCGCTCGCCGCCGGGATCGGCCAGCCGTTCGCCGCGGACACCGCCGCCTGGCTCGAGGCGCTGAGCTTCCAGGACCTGCTCGGCACGGCGTTCGCGCCGGTCATGTTCCTGATCGGCATTTCCGACTGGGAACAGGCGCGGATCGCGGGCGGATTGTTCGGGACCAAGATCGTCCTCAACGAATTCGTCGCCTTCATCGATCTCGGCGCGATGACGGGCGACCAGCTGACCGAGCGCAGCCGGGCGATCATCACCTTCGCGCTGTGCGGGTTCGCCAATTTCTCTTCGATCGCGATCCAGATGGCGGTAACCGGGGGCCTTGCCCCGAACCAGCGGCCGGTGATCGCGCGGCTGGGCCTCAAGGCGCTCGCCGCGGGCAGCCTCGCCAACCTGATGAGCGCGGCGCTGGCCAGCCTGTTCCTGCCGCTCTAG
- a CDS encoding IS1380 family transposase translates to MPQTTPAGCDDSASVFSFPAVRGKKVTAAFDGGRLTSDGGVLVLAQAERMMGLCQRLAACIADPRDPARVVHRLEDILRARMFAIACGYEDADDLDALRDDPGFRLALGKLPGSGAGLASQPTMSRWENAPSTRELAKMLGIMIDIYCASYPTPPAAVTLDIDDTCDVVHGYQQLSFWNGHHGERCFLPIHVYDTATGRPVAMLLRTGKTPSGKEAAGHIRRLVRHLRRHWPDTHITIRGDGHYGRPEVMAFCEAAHVDYVFGLPTNAALRADPVIVTAADACAVRRAECQLPVLRSYAETRYGAKSWNRQRRVVARIEASTLGMDIRYVVTSLTQGSAEYIYDTLYCARGQAENLIKLHKTQLASDRTSCRSANANQMRLILHTAAYWLLWRVQQAIPKTTALAKAEFTTLRLRLLKVAARVMESATRIRVAFASACPDADLMRAIVLALKPAPT, encoded by the coding sequence ATGCCACAGACCACACCCGCCGGATGCGATGATAGCGCGTCCGTATTTTCGTTTCCAGCAGTGCGCGGCAAGAAGGTCACAGCTGCGTTTGACGGCGGCAGGCTGACCTCGGATGGCGGGGTCCTGGTGCTGGCTCAGGCCGAGCGCATGATGGGGCTCTGCCAGCGGCTTGCGGCGTGTATTGCCGATCCGCGCGATCCTGCTCGGGTGGTTCATCGGCTTGAAGATATCCTGCGCGCGCGGATGTTCGCGATCGCCTGCGGCTATGAGGATGCCGATGATCTCGACGCTCTGCGCGATGATCCGGGCTTCCGCCTTGCGCTGGGCAAGCTGCCGGGATCGGGTGCGGGGTTGGCCAGCCAACCGACGATGAGCCGCTGGGAGAATGCGCCGAGCACGCGCGAGCTGGCAAAGATGCTGGGGATCATGATCGACATCTACTGCGCCAGCTACCCCACTCCGCCGGCGGCGGTGACGCTGGATATCGATGACACCTGCGACGTCGTGCACGGCTATCAGCAACTCTCCTTCTGGAACGGACATCATGGGGAGCGCTGCTTCCTGCCGATCCATGTCTACGACACGGCAACGGGCCGGCCGGTGGCGATGCTGCTGCGCACGGGCAAGACGCCTTCTGGCAAGGAGGCGGCAGGGCATATCCGGCGTCTGGTGCGCCATCTTCGCCGCCACTGGCCTGATACCCACATCACCATCCGCGGTGACGGGCATTATGGACGGCCCGAGGTCATGGCCTTCTGCGAGGCGGCCCATGTCGATTACGTGTTCGGTCTGCCGACCAACGCCGCGCTGCGCGCTGATCCGGTTATCGTCACTGCCGCCGATGCCTGCGCGGTCCGCCGCGCCGAGTGCCAACTCCCGGTCCTGCGCAGCTATGCCGAGACCCGCTACGGCGCGAAGAGCTGGAACCGCCAGCGCCGCGTCGTCGCCAGGATCGAGGCCAGCACGCTGGGCATGGATATCCGCTATGTCGTCACATCGCTAACCCAAGGCTCGGCTGAATACATCTATGACACGCTCTACTGTGCGCGCGGGCAGGCCGAGAACCTGATCAAGCTGCACAAGACCCAGCTGGCCAGTGACCGCACCTCGTGCCGGTCGGCGAACGCCAACCAGATGCGCCTGATCCTGCACACCGCTGCCTACTGGCTGCTGTGGCGCGTTCAGCAGGCGATCCCAAAGACCACCGCTCTGGCAAAAGCCGAGTTTACGACCCTGCGCCTGCGGCTGCTCAAGGTTGCTGCCCGCGTCATGGAAAGCGCCACCCGAATCCGCGTAGCGTTCGCCTCTGCGTGCCCCGATGCCGATCTGATGCGTGCCATCGTTCTCGCGCTCAAGCCTGCGCCGACGTAG
- a CDS encoding isopenicillin N synthase family oxygenase, with translation MTDTISQHQADIAVVSIAQPLETIADELGRSFAEYGFAVIRDHGIPQDLIARAEAKSREFFALPEGVKRAYRLEGGGGARGYTPFGTERAKDAEVFDLKEFWHVGRTLPEGHQLAEFMAPNIWPKEVAGFEEVFSDLFAAFETAGLRVLEAIALHLGLERDFFAPTVEDGNSVMRLLHYPPLGPDAPEGAIRAAAHGDINTITLLLGAEEAGLELLTKQGEWRAVDVPEGALVINIGDMLERLTNGRLRSTTHRVVNPRGEAARRSRYSMPFFLHFRPDYMIEPLGCCIAEGEDAPEPISSHDFLQQRLREINLA, from the coding sequence ATGACCGACACGATTTCGCAGCACCAGGCCGACATCGCCGTCGTCTCGATCGCCCAGCCGCTCGAGACGATCGCCGACGAGCTCGGCCGCAGCTTCGCCGAATACGGCTTCGCGGTGATCCGCGACCACGGCATCCCGCAGGACCTGATCGCGCGGGCCGAGGCGAAGAGCCGCGAATTCTTCGCCCTGCCCGAAGGCGTCAAGCGCGCCTACAGGCTCGAAGGCGGGGGCGGGGCGCGCGGCTACACCCCCTTCGGCACCGAGCGGGCGAAGGATGCGGAAGTCTTCGATCTCAAGGAATTCTGGCACGTCGGGCGCACCCTGCCCGAGGGCCACCAGCTCGCCGAGTTCATGGCGCCCAACATCTGGCCGAAGGAAGTCGCGGGATTCGAGGAGGTGTTCTCCGACCTCTTCGCCGCGTTCGAGACCGCCGGGCTGCGCGTGCTCGAGGCGATCGCGCTCCATCTCGGGCTGGAGCGCGATTTCTTCGCCCCGACGGTCGAGGACGGCAATTCGGTGATGCGCCTGCTCCACTACCCGCCGCTCGGCCCCGACGCGCCCGAAGGCGCGATCCGCGCGGCGGCGCATGGCGACATCAACACGATCACGCTGCTCCTCGGCGCGGAGGAGGCCGGCCTCGAACTCCTCACGAAACAGGGCGAATGGCGCGCGGTCGACGTGCCCGAGGGCGCCCTCGTCATCAATATCGGGGACATGCTGGAACGCCTCACCAACGGCCGCCTGCGCTCGACCACGCACCGGGTGGTCAACCCGCGCGGGGAAGCGGCGCGGCGTTCGCGCTATTCGATGCCCTTCTTCCTCCACTTCCGGCCCGACTACATGATCGAGCCGCTCGGGTGCTGCATCGCCGAAGGGGAGGACGCGCCCGAGCCGATCAGCAGCCACGATTTCCTGCAGCAGCGCCTGCGCGAGATCAATCTCGCCTGA